The Macaca fascicularis isolate 582-1 chromosome 11, T2T-MFA8v1.1 genomic sequence CTCtctgttccattttcttttcctattggTTGATTCACTTATTTGTCCACTTTTCAATATATATTCCTGAACTATCTGCTATTTACAAAGTTTTGTGTGAAATATTGGAAACAGGGATGTACAATTTTACCCTAGATTGAGGTGCTTATGTTGTATGAAGGAGAAATGACACAGGTGGTACAACACAAAGTAGCATGTGCCTCGTGGATGTATTTGGAGTTCACAGACAGAGGGATCCCATTGGCTTAAGCGATAATGAAGAGTTTAAGAAGTCGTGGCTAGGAAAAGGCATGAAGCAAGGGTGGGTATCAACAGGTAGCCCTCAGGGCTAGGAAGAGAACATTCCAGACTTGGCTTGGGGGTATTGGgggagaaacaaataaaagatacCTCAACATGATCATGCAAGAAATTTAGTCACTgattaaagaaaagatttaactTTACAAAAGCACACAAGGCAGGATACTTACTTTGAAGTGAATTTTGACTCTATATTCGGAACCTTCCTTTAGCACAATGGTTTCTTTTTTGAGGGCTTCCAGATCTCCTGTAGAGGAAGATTTAGAGAGAGTTTATCCTCAAAAGCAGATACGCAAGTTAATAAATGACTTTTAAGCCCCGGAGAAATTTGTTGGGCCTACCAGCACAACATGGTTCATAGGGCCCTCAATTCACAGAGTATTTGAGTTTAGTCctgcacatgcatgtgcacacaagcatacacacacacgtgcgtgcgtgcacacacacacacacacacgtaatgcCTGAAATCTTACAGCTCTGTTAGGAAAAACATTAGAGTTTCCCTGTCCCCAAGTTTGATGACAATGCTAAAAATATACAAGACATTACCAGTAATGAGTTGTGAAGATAAATCTTTTTTTGGTCAATTTGTTCTCTCATTGAGAATTGTATTACTGGTCAAATGAAGAGATTATTAAAGAATATACCCCTACccctcaaataaaaaatatgataaaaatattatttaggaGTGTCAGCTATTTGTTTTTATAGATCTGGTAATGTTTGTggcattttctagtttttaaaattctacttgtttttattcactttatcactttaaataaatattcacctttgtgtttacttttgtattttcatttgcaaTATCATACTATTTTTCTTAAGGAATATCACTGAAGTTATAAAAGCTTCAGATTCCATACAACCAGGATCTGTCCCTAATTCCTGTACCCTGATTAAGGAGGTAATTGCTCTCTATGCTTTTCTTCATGCATAGCAGCTTGTTtgtgacagaaaaccaaatttggTTTTCCTCTGCTGGGAAAGGGGACAGAGACGAAGTTTTCCTTGCAATACCACCAGGCCCTGCTGAACAGAACAGATTTCTTTAGCGCTAATTCAGACCTTATCTTGCAAACTGGCAGCTGCACCTGGTAATATTAGGAAGACTCTGAGTTCTGGTGAGAGAGTGTGAGTTTCTCTCCTGGAGAGATGCGAGCGTGTGGGGGTAGCTGAATTCGTGTGTGTGCCTGCTCTAATGATTTCAGTTGAACAGGAAGTGTGCCTTCTCAGCCTCTGATTTCCTCCCTCTGACAAAAAAGCCCATATAAGGTAAAGACTGGCTATGTCCTGTGAGAGGGGAACTACTCTGCTGCTAGCTGAGCCTACTGTTCTAGACTTATGCTTTGTCTGTCTCACAACAGTCCAATTTTTTCATTtggtaactatttttttttccccccactaaAAACTTGCCTTTGATGCCCCCAATCTCCTGGCTTCATGATTctcctctctttcccctctgATGCCCATTTCCTCCACAATAACCCCCTTCCcagtctctctccttctcctcaaGCCCTAAGTCTCAGGGAAAGACTTGACCCTTAGTTacaaaaaggtgaaagaaaataacaacatcTTCATTTGTACGCCTTTAGTAAGGGACGTTGTTTATTTAACAAGAATCAGAGTTTCAAGCTAAAACAATTCAATCTATATCAGTGGAATTTCTAGCATAATTCAGGATTGCTTCTCACCTTCCGGTAAGTTTTGTAGCTGATAAAAGATCAATACTTTGATGTTCAATTTAAACCTTACAATTTCAGAAGCACAcaatttgtttctgaatatttccaTCGGCAGTGTTTATTGCATAAATAACAATTCTCAGTTTACTATCATGTGGAGATAAAAATCTGTAACTATATCAAATGTGTATGCCTGCACTCTCTTCAATTAAATAGAGATAAAGATTGGGCTTTTCATGAAATATGGCAAATACTGGGCACTCGAAGAGCAATGATTTGTTAACTGGCCCTAGCATATATACCTCTCTGATTcaccagtttttttctttttgttggaaCAGGAGATAGAGACCAAGTTTTCTTTGTGATATCTTAGGCCCCCTCTGAACAGTACAGATGTGTCTACATACCAGTAAGGTCCATGGTGATTGGTCCTGGGGCACTCGCACAAACCAGGGTGAGCCGGGTGACAACGACATTGGGGGCTTTCGGATCTGCAGGATCAAAAGGGAATGTAAGTACCAAGAAGAGACACGTGTGTAGTGGGTGTGTGCATTTTTATTGTACTAATTATTGACATCCAACATTTCCTGAGTGGCTATGGGTCAGGTACTCTGCTAACTGGGCACTGCCCATTTTTATCTCCGGGCCATGTCTTGCTCTGCTATGGTGTATGTGGAAGAGATGAATGGTTCCATAGggactgagaaagagaaaaaagaagaaagagagaaaatggagagagGGAAATACAATTCTAAGTGGTAGTGCGGAATTCTTTCTAAATCCCTGCTGTGTGTTATGTGTGCCTCTCACGGCTGACTTGCATCTTATCTCTTAAGAAGACTTAATTACACAGTTCATAACTTTAATCAGCATATACAAATTGTGCCTTGCTCACTTATTCCTGGAAGCAATTGGTCCTCTTCCCTTTGCTGCTGCTCCTGAGCAGCCGaaatgtcttctttcttctcaGGGACCTTCCACCCACCCTGCTCTCTGTACACACATACCTGTTACCACAGGACCATCTCCCAGCAGCGTTTTCTTGTACTTAATTAGACTCTCATCATCTTTGTCCATTTCCTGCAGCTCTTTCAGGGACTTCTGCGGTGGAGGCTTATAATTGAGCTTGTTGTCCAGCTCATCATCGTCATCCTCTTCCACATGTGGCTCTGGGGCTTTTTCAGTCATTTTGATCTATTTCTGGGAGAGAGAATGACCGTCCATTAGTCAGAAGTCATGGATATAGAAGATGTTTCTGGGGCTGCTGTTAGCAGCCTCCTTACCCTCATGGACTTCTGTGATCATCAGTcactttcctgatttttttcctaattcaatCTCATTCAATTCTACGAAATAATAATCGAATGTATTCTAGTCATTTCTCTGACCTGCCTGAATTTCTCTGTGCTCATTGTAGTATCGTCTATTCATTGAACAAAACTGACAAGAAAGAAATCACTCATATGTGAATAACATACTATGAGTGAAGCAACATGGCACAAAGACTCCTGAACAAATGAAGCAAAAGCCCAGTCAAAAAGCTGTAGGAGTTATCACAGTCCTCCAAATCCAGCCAGACTGGCTAGCATCAAAACCTGCAGCATGCACAGTCTGAGTGATAATGgtggagagaggcaggagagagaggagagaggtggAGTACTTGCCAAAGAAATGGTTGGCTTCTCCCCATTAATAGAATCTATCTCTGAACTCCAGCAATGCCTCAAAAGTGACTCATGAGGAACCATTGACCTTTATGATACCTGCTCCAGGTGCCTGCATGGTTCACACCCAACACTGCTAATCACCCCTCGAGGGTGGGTACTAGGTTCGCTGTTTTTCTTGAATTCCCCCCCAAACACTTGGATAGTTCTGGCACTTCATAAAACTTCCTTGATTGATATATAAGCTTTTATATCTAAAGATATTCTGCTCTTTTTAAATGCCacaaaaaatagcaaaagacACTAAATTCCTCCAGACAAAATTTTAAGTACAAATTTGCCCTTAGCATTTGTCCATCCATTTCCCTTTTCTAGATCCACTTCCctttcagtctctctctttcttcccttcccaggTTTTCATTGACCTTATAAGGCCCCACCTGGGCATACCCTGGAGTCTTCCTTCATCTCTCATTATCTATATTTACTTGTTTTGTGTTAAAACATTGAGGAGAAATCTAGGCAAGTTATTCACTGGTTAAGGGTTAATGACTGAATAGTAGATTCAAAAATTATTCCTCTTAGACGATGTACAGTCACAGCTTTTCAGAGCTGAAATGAACCATTGGGGTTCATGTAATCATTGAGGATATTGAGATCCAGAGTTAAGAGAATTGCCCAGGTTCACACAGCTGGATGAGAGGCAGTATACTCACCAAGAGGAAGAAGTCCCTCTGGGAAGAATTTCAGGCCCTGTGGCTGATAGCCATATGAGATGGCTGCCAGGGAGTTATTTGGGCAAGGAGATCGTTTTCTGATTTTCTTGATTCTATTTTGAGGGTAACTCTTTTCCCTGCCTGTGGTTAAAGACTTCATTGCTCCTAAGTGACACAACTATAAGAAGATATCTGTCACATCACATCCTGAGTGGCTCTGCAAACCTTAATAAAGTATCCTAGGAGTGAAGATATCTCTGGCCAAAATCAGTTCTGGTTTTGAGTTTCAATGTCACTATTATtggcaagaggaagaaaaataatctggAAGTAAAGCCAAATGAGAGCAATTTTagtggaaccaaaaaaaaaaaaaaaaaaaaaaagagagagagagaaagaaagaaataatatcccTTGGCTCATCAAGTCTCTTCCATCTAAATAAGCAGCCAAACATTATGAGCTAGCCTTGACCAACTCTGAAAACAGCATTGCAATGCCCAGGTTCACTTCCTGTACAGGAAGAAAACATGTAGTCCTGTTCCTATGGCAACTCTTGCTTCAGCTGAAGAACCAGCACCACTCAAAGATGAGACTCTAGAGCACAGCAGAATAAACATAGTGACTAATGCAATTCGTGTTCCAAACAACACTCAGTGAAAGTGAATGAACTGGTTGGAAAAAATGAAGGATGCAGCGTGTGGATGTTGTAGGTTGTGGGTAGTTTAATGCGAATCATTAAGGGGCAGATGAAGAGCAAGCCAGATAAGACTAATCAGATGAGACAGGGGCCTATCCAGAACGCTGGTGACCCCCGGAGGATGGGGGCCACATAACAAACCTGCTGACCAAGCATTGGAACAACTATTTATAGAGGAAGACATCCCAGCCCCCATGGTCAGGCCTTTCTGAACTATATCACTTGGTTCTAACAAGTCTCCTGATTGAATGAAACCTGACCATCAGAGAGTAACATTACATCCAGTCACTGGCTCAAGATGATTTCAGTAACCTCCAGGAAATTGTAACTATGCAGCCTCAAATCTCAATgttgaaaagagaaagagagagaaagagaaagagagcgagagagggagagagaaggattAGGTATAGGACAAGATTTGCCACCTTCTAACTGTGTGACCATCGGCACGTCCATTTATCTAACATCTAGGTCTTGATCTTCTCATTAGTAAATCTGAGGCTTATGTTCTATATTTTTTTGATTCATTGCAAACAAATATAACAATTGTTTCATAAAAAACGAGACATAAATTTATCTAGATATTAAAGAGTGGAGGATACTGTGGGATTTCTGCATAAAATTTTGTTGCAGTCAAAAGGGGGAAATTCAGGGCCACATTAAAATCATTTGGTTTAATTATAGCATAAGAAAAAGGGATATGAGACCAGGTGATCCCAAGCTAGCTCATTCTAGAAAGCTGATTAGAAAAAGTAATAATACAGCAAATAAACGACAGGAAGAGCAGTTCTCAGAGAAAgtcttttaaagcaaaattagggtTATGATTATTTGGTGAGCACCCACTGTTTACGAGACACTGTACTTTAGCCAGTTTAAATTGCTCTTCAGAGTAGAGAAGAGGCTGGAAGTTGGGCAATCTAACCATACCAAAGGGTCCTCCCAGTTTggttgatttcttattttttttttttggagattacagttctctttttaaaaaatctgataaaCATGGTAATTATCTCAAGCAAAAAAACCCCAGATAAACCCATGATATTGTGCGTATGATCTAGGGGTTTGTGGACCCCTGAAGTCCTTTGTAGACTTATTGGGGTTCAAGATCTCCAGATTAGGAACATAACCTTGAAACTGTGGAAGCATGAAGCAGAGAGTGGCGTGTTACAGAGGAAGCttgcttttttgcttttgcttgctctttctctctttttttccctccctccctctctttccctccctccctccctctctctctctttttctttctttctttctttctttctttctttctttctttctttctttctttctttctttctttctttcctttctttctttctttcctttctttctttctttcctttctttctttctttctttctttctttctttctttctttctttctttctttctttctttctctttctttctttctttctttcctttctttctttctttcttttctttctttctttctttctttctttctttctttctttctttctttctttctttctttctttctttctttctttctttctttctttctttctcttttcctttcctccctccctccctccctccctcccctccttccttccttccttccttccttccttccttccttccttccttccttccttccttccttcctccctccctccctccctccttacgTCGttttactctgttacccaggctggagggcagtgcctctatcttggctcactacgacctctgcctcctggagtcaaccaattctcttgcctcagccttccaagtagctgggactacaggcacgtaccacctgcctggctaatttttttgttgttttggtagagatggggtttccccaggttgctcaggctggtcttgaacacctgagctcaagagacccaccctccttggcctcccaaagtgctgggattacaggtgcctggccaGAAGCTTGCTTTTCCTGGAGCTCCACCAGATCATTGACACAACTTGTCTCAAACTGAGAGTCCACCTACTCAAAATGTTGAATATGTTGAAGCAGAAGATATCAGGTGACACCTGTGTCTGAGGGCACATGAccacaaagcctggcagagaaacCCAGGTGCACATGGGTGCAGGAAATAGCCCCTTAGGAGAATTCCCTGGTCATTCTGTTTGATTTTGGATAACGATCTCTTCACTGAACTAGGCCTTGTTATGCATGCCTGGGTTTGGATTCTGGCTTTCCTACTAACAAGCTTTTCCCTGTTAACTGAATGTTGCAACCACTGTGGATCTGACTTTCCTCATCTTGGGAGATGAGGGATTAGAGCACATCAACTTTAGATGATTACTTTTCTAAGGCCTCTGCATATTTCTCCTGACCTGCAGTCATGTGTCAGCTAAGTTACCATTCAGTTACCTTATTTCACCTGTGAATATGACAGAATATCTGTCTGTGTTTTGTTATTGAAAATGTATGTGAATCCCCATGTTAAATGAATAGACATTAGCTGCTcttggcacagaaacaaacaaagagtaactatgtgagatgatggatatgttgatttgcttcactatagtaacaTTTTTACTATCGATGTGTGTCCTTAAACATTATGCTGTAAACCTTAAACATATGCAATAGAATTAatctttaaaaggaaatttaaaaattaaaaaataaaatgtatgcgAATCCCCAAAAGAtgctgcatattttattttattttattttacttatttttctcccagacataaaattatttttctttcaccgAACAGGTCTTTGCATAATAAAGGGTACCATAATAGTAACAGCAAATTGTTACTGAACACTTACAAGCCAAAAACTCAGTTATTATGGGATAAGTGCTTTGCATGCATTACTTCACTCAGTCATCGCAATGCTGTGCGGTAGGCACAGTCAGTTACATTTTACAAGTGCAAAAACTGagacatagaagaaaatattaaatgtttcaaTTACACAagcatttagaatttattttcctaatatcACCCTATAAATAGTGAAAAGAGTAATGGTCTGGATTCTAAAAATGAGACATTCACAATGCATATATTAACAAGAGATTAACATCTGGAATACATACATACCTCTTATGAATCCATTTCTTAAAaggtatttattatatatatttaaggtgtaaaaTATGTCTGGGATACATAGATAGTGAAAAGTTTACtatagtcaagcaaattaacgtatccatcatctcacctacttttgtgtgtgtgtggcaagagCGCCTAAAATCTACTCTTCAGCAAAAACTCAAGTACAGTAAATATTAAGCATTGTACTGCATTTTTAACATTATCTCTGGGTAACCTCCATTTCTCCTGAAGCCCCAGCCATAAATGGCGAATATAGTTTGACAATGATTTCTCAAATTATCTGTGCGCATATTTAACCacaaacaaaaattttctctttttatcctcCTATCTTATGGATGCGTGTTGAAATGAGAATAGGAATTTTATGAAAATTCTACAGACTGTTTTCCAATCCCATCATCTAAAGGACAACTGATTTTCCTATTGATAATATTGATACTATTGATAAAAATTCTAATAGTTATCACATGTAGTGCTAAGTGCTTTCTAGAGGATTGTCTGTGTAGTTCTCACAATAACTTCGTTGGCATCATCATTCTCTTTTCCAGACTAGGAAACTAAAGTtcaagttaagtaacttgcctaaagaagacataccatgtggtaggcagaattaaTGTCTGAGCCCAGGTTGTCTGACTTTTAGGCACTATGCTCTATTGCTTCAGTTGTCTTTAAGAAGTTATAATAAAATTAGAGTTTGTTAGTCGTCTTGGGAATCTACCTGGAGGTGCACAAGCAGAGGTCAGTGCTTCTTTGCAAGCTCTGCAGAGACAGCTTTAACAAAGCAGGGAAGTGTCAGATAACGATGTTTCAGCGCAACTCatgcaagttgcttaacctcacTGGGCCCCGGTTTCATCCTCTGCAAAATGAAGCCGTGGCATGAGAAGATCTCTGAGGCCCCTTCTTAATTTAATGACTCGAATGCTCCCTAATTTAAAGAAGCTtgtgaaatgagaaaagaaaagaggaagtaaaagagAGGTTGGGGAGGACTCAGCCCATCAGCATAGAATCTTCTGGATGGACTTTCCTCACCTTCCTCAGCTGCTCATCTCCCATTCTACAAAGGACAGAGTTgggtcttgtttgtttttgactttgGTCCTTTgcacaggaaaaaatgaaatggagaatTAACAACTATATGTTTAACCAGATTAATGTGGGCCCCATTTGTTAGGCCCCAAAGCCCATATTATTTTTTCCCACAGGCTTACTACTccagttttctctattttctgctTCACAGATGCCCACACAGATTAACTTTCACAGTGGAGCCCTCATATCCCCATGTTGGCTATTCAGCAAAGCACTGGCAAGCATTAGATGTGCTGAGATGGGGACTTAATCTTCTCAGCCtcaattaaaatgtcaaattaaATTAGGATGGTTACTCACAGTGTGCATATGACATAGCACAAATCAATGTTTTTGCTTGCAAATTCAGTGAAATTTCCAAGACATTGCAAGTGaattacacttaaaaatttacACCCATGTCAGGATAGAGCATCATCTGTTTCATTAATGCAGCTCTAAATGGACTGAGGACAAGAAAAGGTAGAATTCCTAAGTTTAGATTAAACAAATTACCTGGGTAATTCAGAGAAAGGCGACTTTCATGTCCCATAGAACACAGATTGAGTTAGATGCACCAGGGATTCAAAACCAGGCTCTGCATTATTACAGGACTCAAGCAAGTTGCTAATTTCACTGAGCCTCAATTTTACCaccagtaaaatggggatattctTCTTTATGGGGATGAAAGACTGGAGAAGACATATGAAAAATTATAGGACTATACTGGTCAAGAATAGATGTTCCATGAATATttgttctcttcttcttcttccttccctgccCTGATGTGGTCTGTTTTGTCACAAGGCTTCAGTGAAGCTAGCTAACTGCTTCCACACCAAATGCTTTTCCCTGGATGGGAGCTGACTCTGTCCCCACTCCTTCCTccttaaaaatagatttttgtcTTTGAGGAGTATTAAAGAGACAAGCAGTTCTGGGGAATTGCAAGGATTGTTTAAAAACTGAATCACCCTAAAATGAAActatattatatttcttttaaaaacttccatgtaaacaatttaattttagattttatttattgctCCCTTTCTCCATTGAAGCCAGAGGTCACTCTGTGAATGATGAGAAATGTCAGTGAACACAGGCACAGCTAATTAAGAGAATTCCCTCTGGCTCTGGAGCAAAATACCATGGAGACTTAATTCACGGCCCAAAGCTAGATCTGCAAAATTGTACTGGATTATGCATCTAGACACACGGGCCATGGGTATTCACGTATTAGGTAGAAGAGAtagagatgagagagaaagaaggaagtgggggaagagacaggagagaaagaggagaaagaggagagagagaggagggagaagggagaaagagaaagaggggagagagagagaaatgtggaAGTACCAGAAGTAGGGGATTTCTATCAGAGAAGTTCCTATGTGAGCATCAGCATTCTCTGTAACTCCTGTTATCTCCACTTTCCCTGCTGACTAGGATATGTCTGACTCCCCCCAAAATGGGCTGTGGGTCTAGCGCAGGTCTGGAGCCATCTCTAAAACACTGGTGACATTTCAGAGGTAGTCAAGGATTTGAATGTGCTATGCTGCTTGCCTGGCGATTTGGCGTATTATGGGATTGCAAGTTTGTCTCTCAGGACACCAGAAGCCTTCTTGGTTAGGGATTCCACCCTCTCCCCACAGCCCCTGTCCCTGGTGACATGGAGGAATCCATACTCCCCACTTTGCGGTGCTGCTTTCTACCACCTCAGCCCCATGAAGGACTACGAAAACTTGAAAACTGGATGGGAAAAACCAAAGACAAGATTATTTTGTAAGAGACAATAAATATTGTGATCAGTCCAGAGAACGGCTCAAATTAGTAGAAATGTAATTTCTTACCATTTCTCTTTGTGAGAGAAACAACTTATTATTTCTTGCCTGTGCATTCATAGCATGTTTTTCTAACCCACATTCGCATGCACAAAGAGAGAGAACTCAAGATATCCAGTGAGCTTTGCTGAGTGCCCAATGTGTGAAGTCATGccatacaaatattattttaaataatcctcAAAGAAAACTGTGCATTAAGGAAGTCATTGCCTTTGGTATCTCAATATAttcacaaaagttttaaattagcaTGAAAAGTTAGACAGAAGTGAGGGAGAATTTTTTATGACCATTTGTGCTAAGATTATCAGGCTCTTTAAGAAAGCCCAAGTGAATTTTTACCAGCGGTAAAATGCACTCTCTGGCTGAGGACACCAGAGAGTAACACGACACGGAGTGATTCAGGATGTGCTTATTGCATGGCTAAATGTTGCTGACGTTTCATGGGCAACATGAGACTCATCTCTGGGTATGCCAGTGTAGACTTGAATACAGGATCCCAGGCAACAATAACACAAACCGGGAATAAGGACTCTCAAAATGTGAAATTGGAGAAAATTTCTTCCATGTGATTCTTCCTAAgaatgtgggaggatcacctgagcctcaggaggttgaggctgcagtgaactgtgttcatgcccctgcacttcagctcgggtgatagagcgagacctgtctcaagaaaaatagtAATAGGTCatgcattgtggctcatgcctttaatcccaggactttaggaggccaaggcaggcagattgcttgagcccaggaattcgagaccagccttggcgacatggagacaccccgtctctactaaaaatggtaaaattagccagcgtggtgatgcgcacctatagtcccagctactcgggaggttgaggtgggagaatcacctgagcctcctgagtagctaggactacaggcacgcaccaccacgccctgtgAATTGCAATTCAGAGGCATTGTGGCTATTGATCCTTTTTGTATCCATATGTAATTTTAGTCCAATTATTGAACACTTCTGTACTCTTCTCAGGAACAAAATTTGAAAGTTTCTATCACCAGGCCTGACACATAGaaggcactcaacaaatgttgGTTCTCTTTTTCTAGCTGCATAATTTCGACTCCCCAGGGCTTCTCTTTTCCTGTTAGC encodes the following:
- the ARHGDIB gene encoding rho GDP-dissociation inhibitor 2, with protein sequence MTEKAPEPHVEEDDDDELDNKLNYKPPPQKSLKELQEMDKDDESLIKYKKTLLGDGPVVTDPKAPNVVVTRLTLVCASAPGPITMDLTGDLEALKKETIVLKEGSEYRVKIHFKVNRDIVSGLKYVQHTYRTGVKVDKATFMVGSYGPRPEEYEFLTPVEEAPKGMLARGTYHNKSFFTDDDKHDHLSWEWNLSIKKEWTE